From a single Candidatus Defluviilinea gracilis genomic region:
- a CDS encoding sigma-70 family RNA polymerase sigma factor — protein sequence MTASVEDINWDSVVKDELPRLYNYFRYRLGEESVAEELTSTVLEKAWTKRHQYRKDRAAFSVWLFSIAKNEVVSYLRKRRDLLPISMAETTNGEAIEPRLEQSQNIQQLSRLLTDLPERERELISLKFGADLNNREISVVTGLSESNVGTILNRVLQKLREQIGGAR from the coding sequence ATGACAGCCTCTGTAGAAGATATCAACTGGGATTCGGTGGTTAAGGATGAACTGCCGAGACTCTACAACTATTTCCGTTATCGGCTTGGTGAGGAGTCGGTTGCCGAGGAACTCACTTCGACGGTCTTGGAAAAAGCGTGGACCAAACGCCATCAGTACCGCAAGGATCGCGCCGCTTTCTCGGTGTGGCTATTCTCGATTGCCAAAAATGAAGTTGTCAGCTATTTGCGCAAGCGACGAGACTTGTTGCCCATTTCAATGGCTGAAACAACGAATGGGGAGGCAATCGAGCCTCGTCTTGAACAATCTCAAAATATTCAGCAATTATCCCGCCTGCTTACAGATTTACCCGAGCGCGAGCGCGAACTCATCTCGCTCAAATTCGGCGCGGACTTAAACAACCGTGAAATATCTGTTGTCACAGGGTTGAGCGAAAGCAACGTCGGCACGATTCTCAATCGTGTTTTGCAAAAACTCCGTGAACAAATAGGAGGCGCAAGATGA
- a CDS encoding nucleotidyl transferase AbiEii/AbiGii toxin family protein translates to MATLIQTLQNVLDSKDSLLSVETKRILLKEALQSHVLDFIYNHPAYRRLNFYGGTCLHVIYGLNRLSEDLDFDNSAEIDLSSLADDLSSYYRRTFGYESANVKSQQGAHGVLRVTLKFPVLNSLGVSNYANEALHLKVEISHHKQVAVLQSTPSFYYGRSFVPIHFSLETMMAGKIIACLERNFQRGKAGAYIKGRDFYDLLWYMQKGIQPLPEKLSKDGKNPYTVESAIQALREKVKGIKDSDLAVDLLPMFESRTFIEGWLSSFHENFSRYAEGYLGRRTIQVLKP, encoded by the coding sequence ATGGCAACATTGATCCAAACCCTGCAAAACGTTCTCGATTCCAAGGACTCGCTTCTGTCCGTCGAGACGAAACGGATTCTGCTCAAAGAGGCGCTGCAATCTCATGTTTTGGATTTCATTTACAATCACCCCGCCTATCGCCGACTCAATTTCTACGGCGGCACCTGCCTGCACGTGATATACGGACTGAACCGACTCTCGGAAGACTTGGACTTCGACAATAGCGCGGAAATTGACCTTTCCTCACTGGCAGACGATTTATCCTCCTATTATCGCCGAACATTCGGATATGAAAGCGCCAACGTAAAATCACAACAGGGAGCACATGGCGTTCTACGAGTCACGTTGAAATTTCCTGTGTTAAATTCACTTGGGGTTTCCAATTACGCGAACGAAGCCCTGCACTTGAAAGTGGAGATCAGCCATCACAAGCAGGTGGCTGTTTTGCAAAGCACGCCGTCTTTTTACTATGGGCGGAGTTTTGTCCCCATTCACTTCTCATTGGAGACCATGATGGCTGGCAAGATCATTGCCTGCCTGGAACGAAATTTCCAGCGCGGCAAAGCAGGAGCGTACATCAAGGGGCGCGATTTTTACGATTTGCTTTGGTATATGCAAAAGGGCATTCAGCCTCTGCCTGAAAAACTGTCGAAGGACGGGAAGAATCCCTATACCGTTGAATCCGCCATACAGGCATTGCGTGAAAAAGTGAAAGGAATTAAAGACTCCGACCTGGCTGTGGACCTGCTCCCCATGTTCGAGTCCAGAACATTCATCGAGGGTTGGTTGAGTTCCTTTCACGAGAATTTTTCAAGATATGCCGAGGGTTATCTTGGACGAAGAACGATCCAGGTTCTGAAGCCTTGA
- the recG gene encoding ATP-dependent DNA helicase RecG — protein MQTSLEKLRKFFRLEHENGYANTAIIGGLAEMLNFWEGEARADGIQEEVIQAVVQRLRSYDGLSPQSRADALKGLWKRIGDAYPEAQQKPRAQSQVEGRQEAPRPPQQNQNQPKPESEPKRESHPQHPQRHEQRPRPQAQPRSESVAGARHSSTPAALDAKLTVLQGVGPKNAETFAKLGMVTLGDMLYYYPRRYDDYSQLKPIKELFYGEQVTVIGTIQSVHTRPIRGGKASIVEVVIGDGTGALRLSYFNQPWLANRFKSGDAISVSGKVDQYLGRLVMNSPDWESVEAENLHTNRIVPIYPLAERITQKWLRNVMKQVVEYFAPAVVDSIPESVRNAARVMPLGEALLQVHFPSSQDKLKAARERLAFDEIFYLQMGVLRQRRDWQSVEARRFSVSDVWLDSLKTGLPFTLTFAQEHAIADIRADLDSGKPMNRLLQGDVGSGKTVVAAIAAGIISSNNAQAAIMAPTSILAEQHYRNFTNLLKDILKPEEIRLLVGDTPESEKEQIRSGLSDGSIKIVIGTHAVIEGPVQFKDLQLAVIDEQHRFGVEQRAELRSKGTNPHLLVMTATPIPRSLALTLYGDLDLSIMDEMPAGRIPINTFVLRPQERERAFTLLRGQIKDGKQAFIIYPLIEESEKIEARAAVDDYETLSKEVFPDLKLGLLHGKMRPSEKDETMLKFRDKAYNILVSTTVVEVGVDVPNATVMLIEGADRFGLAQLHQLRGRVGRGADQSYCLLIPTREDATENERLQIMAESNDGFVLAEKDLQIRGPGEFLGTRQAGFANSLRMASITDVKLIEKARAQAQAVFEKDADLSQPEHKLLAESLGRFWGEGKGDVS, from the coding sequence ATGCAGACCTCATTGGAGAAACTACGTAAGTTCTTCCGACTCGAACACGAAAACGGATATGCCAACACCGCCATCATCGGCGGGCTGGCGGAGATGCTCAACTTTTGGGAAGGGGAAGCGCGCGCAGACGGGATTCAAGAAGAGGTGATCCAAGCCGTCGTGCAGAGACTCCGCTCGTATGACGGACTCAGCCCCCAGTCCCGCGCCGACGCGTTGAAGGGATTGTGGAAGCGCATCGGGGACGCGTATCCTGAAGCGCAGCAAAAGCCGCGGGCGCAGAGTCAGGTTGAAGGGCGGCAAGAGGCGCCGCGTCCGCCTCAGCAGAATCAGAACCAGCCCAAACCTGAGTCCGAACCGAAAAGAGAATCGCACCCGCAACATCCACAGCGGCACGAACAACGTCCGCGTCCGCAAGCGCAGCCGCGATCCGAATCCGTTGCGGGCGCGCGTCATTCATCCACGCCCGCCGCGCTCGATGCAAAGTTGACAGTGCTTCAAGGCGTCGGTCCGAAAAATGCGGAGACGTTCGCCAAGCTCGGCATGGTGACGCTCGGCGACATGTTGTATTACTACCCGCGCCGTTACGACGATTACTCGCAACTCAAACCGATCAAGGAATTATTTTACGGCGAACAGGTGACTGTGATCGGAACAATTCAAAGCGTGCATACGCGACCGATTCGCGGCGGCAAGGCTTCAATTGTTGAAGTCGTCATCGGCGACGGCACGGGCGCGTTGCGACTCTCGTATTTCAATCAGCCGTGGCTTGCGAATCGATTCAAATCTGGCGATGCGATTTCTGTTTCGGGCAAGGTGGATCAATATCTCGGTCGCCTCGTGATGAACAGCCCCGATTGGGAATCGGTGGAGGCTGAAAACCTGCACACGAATCGCATCGTGCCGATCTATCCGCTTGCCGAACGCATCACACAAAAATGGCTGCGCAATGTGATGAAGCAGGTCGTCGAATATTTTGCGCCCGCGGTGGTCGATTCGATTCCCGAAAGCGTGCGCAACGCGGCGCGCGTCATGCCGCTCGGCGAGGCGCTGTTGCAAGTTCATTTTCCATCGTCGCAGGATAAACTCAAAGCCGCGCGCGAGCGACTCGCCTTCGATGAAATTTTTTATCTGCAAATGGGAGTTCTGCGACAACGCCGCGACTGGCAGTCTGTGGAGGCGCGTCGCTTCTCTGTCTCGGACGTGTGGCTGGATTCGCTAAAGACGGGGCTTCCCTTCACCCTGACGTTCGCGCAAGAACACGCCATCGCAGACATCCGCGCTGACCTCGACTCGGGCAAGCCCATGAATCGACTCTTGCAAGGCGATGTCGGTTCTGGAAAAACGGTCGTCGCCGCAATAGCCGCTGGAATCATTTCATCGAACAACGCGCAAGCCGCGATCATGGCGCCGACTTCGATCCTTGCGGAACAACATTATCGCAACTTCACGAATCTTCTGAAAGATATTTTGAAGCCCGAAGAAATTCGATTGCTTGTTGGCGACACGCCCGAATCAGAGAAAGAACAAATTCGCTCTGGTCTTTCAGACGGCTCGATAAAAATCGTCATCGGCACGCACGCCGTTATCGAAGGACCCGTCCAATTCAAAGACTTGCAACTCGCCGTCATTGACGAACAACATCGCTTCGGCGTGGAGCAACGCGCCGAGTTACGCAGTAAAGGGACGAATCCGCACTTGTTGGTGATGACCGCCACGCCGATTCCGCGTTCGCTCGCGTTGACTCTCTACGGCGACCTCGACCTCTCCATCATGGACGAGATGCCCGCAGGACGAATCCCGATCAACACGTTTGTGCTTCGTCCGCAAGAACGCGAGCGCGCGTTCACACTTCTGCGCGGACAGATCAAGGATGGCAAGCAGGCGTTCATCATTTATCCGCTCATCGAAGAAAGCGAAAAGATCGAAGCCCGCGCCGCCGTGGACGATTACGAGACTCTCTCGAAAGAGGTCTTCCCCGATCTGAAACTTGGCTTGTTGCACGGCAAGATGCGTCCCAGCGAAAAAGACGAGACGATGTTGAAATTCCGCGACAAAGCATACAACATCCTTGTTTCGACCACCGTCGTCGAAGTCGGCGTGGATGTTCCCAACGCGACCGTCATGCTGATCGAAGGCGCGGACCGATTCGGTCTTGCGCAGTTGCATCAGTTACGCGGGCGCGTTGGGCGCGGCGCGGACCAATCGTATTGTCTGCTCATCCCCACGCGCGAAGACGCGACCGAAAATGAACGCCTGCAGATCATGGCTGAGTCGAACGACGGATTCGTACTGGCGGAAAAAGATTTGCAGATCCGCGGTCCTGGCGAATTTTTGGGGACGCGCCAGGCAGGCTTCGCTAACAGTCTGCGCATGGCAAGCATCACCGATGTCAAATTGATCGAGAAGGCTCGGGCGCAAGCGCAAGCCGTCTTCGAGAAAGATGCGGATTTGAGTCAGCCCGAACACAAACTCCTCGCCGAATCGCTTGGAAGGTTTTGGGGTGAAGGCAAGGGTGACGTTTCTTAA